A window of the Juglans microcarpa x Juglans regia isolate MS1-56 chromosome 5D, Jm3101_v1.0, whole genome shotgun sequence genome harbors these coding sequences:
- the LOC121264436 gene encoding LOW QUALITY PROTEIN: E3 ubiquitin-protein ligase WAV3-like (The sequence of the model RefSeq protein was modified relative to this genomic sequence to represent the inferred CDS: inserted 1 base in 1 codon), which yields MFRRTIINIKETATTAARAESLGQFADLAESFVCPSRLGPFNSQVSEPIKCLKKKNNKKKKISVRGMGGGTGAGATSTLRKAARKVVVAAAYACGSFSRSKALVDLHTTSTTQPISDNLGVSRTKSKNGSAEDVADEAEPSSHNAPTSKSLCAICLEPLSYNSKGSNPGQAIFTAQCSHSFHFACISSNVRHGSVTCPICRAHWTQLPRSLNPPCASFSSCNQNDPILQLLDDSIATFRVHRRSFLQSARYDDDDPIEPDHLTTHPRLCLSLVPXPPSAPPIFHSSMQMTSRTSNPYHPPLHHLTCSSSSSLSSPTRQTPYIRCTPSNISFLSVKLAHQQATDLVLVASPNGPHLRLLKQSMAMVVFSLRPIDRLAIVTHSSAAARVFPLKRMTSYGKRTALQVIDRLFYMGQADPFEGLKKGIKILEDRVHKNPQSRILHLSDSPTRSYHAINMEAPIPIHRFHVGFGFGTSNGFVMHEFEQFLSRMLGGVIRDIQLRIGEDFNCRMVRIGELKGSDEKRISLDLGEYGHVRVGYSYIEGEVDECIITGETIVNVGDKSNPSGTAGMDVITRGRSSSVEAWDYHDPYMARRWAKHLHGYRL from the exons ATGTTTAGAAGaacaataataaacataaaagaaacAGCAACAACAGCTGCGAGAGCTGAGAGCCTCGGACAATTTGCAGACTTGGCAGAGAGCTTTGTCTGCCCATCCCGCCTCGGCCCTTTCAATTCTCAGGTCTCAGAGCCTATAAAGTgtctgaagaagaagaataataagaagaagaagataagtgTGAGAGGAATGGGAGGAGGAACAGGAGCAGGAGCAACATCAACATTGAGGAAAGCAGCTCGGAAGGTGGTGGTAGCTGCAGCATATGCTTGTGGTTCCTTCTCCAGAAGTAAGGCTCTCGTGGACCTCCATACCACCAGCACTACTCAACCT ATCTCGGATAATTTAGGTGTGTCTCGCACAAAGTCGAAGAACGGTTCAGCAGAAGATGTTGCAGATGAAGCAGAACCATCTTCCCACAATGCACCTACTTCCAAG AGCTTATGTGCAATATGTCTAGAGCCTTTGAGTTATAACAGCAAGGGAAGCAACCCGGGACAGGCAATTTTTACAGCCCAGTGCTCTCATTCTTTCCACTTCGCTTGCATCTCCTCCAATGTACGCCATGGTAGTGTCACCTGCCCCATTTGCCGTGCCCATTGGACCCAACTGCCCCGCAGCCTTAACCCTCCTTGTGCTTCATTCTCTTCCTGCAACCAAAATGATCCCATACTCCAACTCCTTGATGACTCCATTGCTACTTTCCGTGTCCACAGGCGGTCCTTCCTGCAGTCTGCCCGCTATGACGACGATGACCCAATTGAGCCTGATCACTTGACTACTCATCCCCGTCTTTGTCTCTCATTGGTGC ATCCCCCTAGTGCACCTCCCATATTTCATTCATCTATGCAAATGACCAGCCGCACCTCAAACCCCTATCATCCACCCCTACATCACTTGACATGCAGTTCCtcatcatcactatcatcaCCAACTAGGCAAACACCTTATATTAGGTGTACCCCCTCGAACATATCTTTTCTTTCAGTAAAATTGGCACATCAACAAGCAACTGACTTGGTCTTGGTTGCAAGTCCCAACGGGCCGCACCTGAGGCTTCTCAAGCAATCTATGGCAATGGTGGTTTTCTCCCTTCGGCCAATTGATCGTTTAGCCATTGTTACTCACTCATCAGCTGCAGCTCGTGTCTTCCCCCTTAAACGCATGACATCCTATGGCAAGCGAACTGCCTTACAAGTCATTGATCGGCTCTTCTACATGGGGCAAGCAGATCCTTTTGAAGGTCTAAAAAAGGGCATCAAGATACTTGAAGATCGTGTCCATAAAAATCCACAGTCCCGTATCCTGCATCTTTCTGACAGTCCAACACGATCTTATCATGCTATCAACATGGAAGCACCCATTCCAATCCATAGGTTTCACGTCGGGTTCGGCTTTGGAACCTCGAATGGATTTGTCATGCATGAATTTGAGCAGTTCCTATCAAGAATGCTGGGAGGGGTCATTAGAGATATCCAGTTGAGGATTGGAGAGGATTTTAACTGTAGAATGGTAAGGATTGGAGAGTTGAAAGGCAGTGATGAAAAGAGGATCTCTTTAGACCTGGGTGAGTATGGACATGTTCGAGTTGGATACAGCTACATTGAGGGAGAGGTTGATGAATGCATCATAACAGGGGAAACTATAGTGAATGTAGGGGATAAAAGTAACCCTTCAGGAACTGCAGGAATGGATGTGATCACTCGTGGGAGGAGCAGTAGTGTTGAAGCTTGGGATTACCATGATCCTTACATGGCTAGAAGATGGGCAAAGCATTTACATGGCTACAGGCTTTGA
- the LOC121265573 gene encoding snRNA-activating protein complex subunit-like isoform X1, producing MAMKVAFQQGDHENSSQPLEEQSAAAGKGDAHSRSRNKHACSESFSGGEKLLSSSEIPNDSPSLTGSIQNSHSRKRKRRKSNNHAIEDSYTAKVEQLVKIKQKQDEDKAAARLHSFNGGCEINESAITLSEGTERMKSLRFTSYAMKVKSPSVGEHRAVPYPEVVLCVEVYHSSRKWVKTQEFLVLGHQTLTELRDKIYCSTDQVMLKAGQHDPSGYFLVEDVFFNDLRDPSAIDYSEPIFDWLRNSKDEALKKWESITTGELQQKQKAIVGDVTGLQLPQFKAVDMHMTRFCDLRFRLGAGYLYCHQGDCKHAIVIRDMRLIHPEDVQNRAGYPIVLFQLKSRVQKCDVCKIYRATKVTVDDKWAQKNPCYFCKDCYFLLHYGKDESLLYDDFSVYDYQHD from the exons ATGGCTATGAAAGTAGCATTTCAG CAGGGTGACCACGAAAATTCTTCACAACCTTTGGAAGAGCAGTCTGCTGCTGCAGG GAAAGGAGATGCTCACAGTAGATCAAGAAATAAGCATGCATGCTCAGAAAGCTTTTCAGGTGGGGAAAAGCTTTTATCTTCATCTGAGATCCCAAATGATTCTCCTTCCCTAACTGGTAGCATTCAAAATAGCCACtcaaggaagagaaagagaagaaaatcgAATAACCATGCCATCGAA GATAGTTATACTGCTAAGGTGGAGCAACttgtgaaaattaaacaaaagcAGGACGAAGACAAAGCGGCGGCAAGACTGCACTCATTCAA TGGTGGTTGCGAGATAAATGAAAGTGCCATTACATTGTCAGAAGGAACTGAGAGGATGAAATCTCTCAGGTTTACAAGTTATGCTATGAAG GTGAAATCACCAAGCGTTGGGGAACACAGAGCTGTGCCATATCCAGAAGTTGTTCTTTGTGTTGAGGTTTACCATAGCTCACGGAAGTGGGTGAAG ACTCAGGAGTTTTTGGTCCTAGGCCATCAAACCTTGACTGAACTGAGGGATAAGATCTATTGCTCAACTGACCAGGTGATGCTGAAGGCTGGGCAGCATGATCCTTCTGGATATTTCCTTGTAGAG GATGTATTTTTCAACGATTTGAGGGATCCCTCTGCTATAGATTATAGTGAACCTATCTTTGACTGGCTCAGAAACTCTAAGGACGAGGCTCTTAAAAAATGGGAAAGCATTACAACTGGGGAATTACAACAGAAGCAGAAAGCAATTGTTGGAGATGTTACAGGCCTGCAATTACCTCAGTTCAAAGCTGTTGACATGCACATGACACGGTTTTGTGACTTAAGGTTTCGACTAGGTGCTGGATATCTCTACTGTCACCAG GGAGACTGCAAGCATGCAATCGTGATAAGAGACATGAGATTAATTCATCCAGAGGACGTGCAAAACCGAGCTGGGTATCCAATAGTCTTATTTCAACTAAAATCTCGTGTTCAGAAATGTGATGTTTGTAAGATATATAGAGCTACAAAGGTGACGGTTGATGACAAGTGGGCCCAGAAGAACCCTTGCTATTTTTGTAAAGActgttattttcttcttcattatgGTAAGGATGAGTCTCTGCTGTATGATGACTTCTCAGTATACGATTATCAACATGATTAA
- the LOC121265573 gene encoding snRNA-activating protein complex subunit-like isoform X2: MAMKVAFQGDHENSSQPLEEQSAAAGKGDAHSRSRNKHACSESFSGGEKLLSSSEIPNDSPSLTGSIQNSHSRKRKRRKSNNHAIEDSYTAKVEQLVKIKQKQDEDKAAARLHSFNGGCEINESAITLSEGTERMKSLRFTSYAMKVKSPSVGEHRAVPYPEVVLCVEVYHSSRKWVKTQEFLVLGHQTLTELRDKIYCSTDQVMLKAGQHDPSGYFLVEDVFFNDLRDPSAIDYSEPIFDWLRNSKDEALKKWESITTGELQQKQKAIVGDVTGLQLPQFKAVDMHMTRFCDLRFRLGAGYLYCHQGDCKHAIVIRDMRLIHPEDVQNRAGYPIVLFQLKSRVQKCDVCKIYRATKVTVDDKWAQKNPCYFCKDCYFLLHYGKDESLLYDDFSVYDYQHD; encoded by the exons ATGGCTATGAAAGTAGCATTTCAG GGTGACCACGAAAATTCTTCACAACCTTTGGAAGAGCAGTCTGCTGCTGCAGG GAAAGGAGATGCTCACAGTAGATCAAGAAATAAGCATGCATGCTCAGAAAGCTTTTCAGGTGGGGAAAAGCTTTTATCTTCATCTGAGATCCCAAATGATTCTCCTTCCCTAACTGGTAGCATTCAAAATAGCCACtcaaggaagagaaagagaagaaaatcgAATAACCATGCCATCGAA GATAGTTATACTGCTAAGGTGGAGCAACttgtgaaaattaaacaaaagcAGGACGAAGACAAAGCGGCGGCAAGACTGCACTCATTCAA TGGTGGTTGCGAGATAAATGAAAGTGCCATTACATTGTCAGAAGGAACTGAGAGGATGAAATCTCTCAGGTTTACAAGTTATGCTATGAAG GTGAAATCACCAAGCGTTGGGGAACACAGAGCTGTGCCATATCCAGAAGTTGTTCTTTGTGTTGAGGTTTACCATAGCTCACGGAAGTGGGTGAAG ACTCAGGAGTTTTTGGTCCTAGGCCATCAAACCTTGACTGAACTGAGGGATAAGATCTATTGCTCAACTGACCAGGTGATGCTGAAGGCTGGGCAGCATGATCCTTCTGGATATTTCCTTGTAGAG GATGTATTTTTCAACGATTTGAGGGATCCCTCTGCTATAGATTATAGTGAACCTATCTTTGACTGGCTCAGAAACTCTAAGGACGAGGCTCTTAAAAAATGGGAAAGCATTACAACTGGGGAATTACAACAGAAGCAGAAAGCAATTGTTGGAGATGTTACAGGCCTGCAATTACCTCAGTTCAAAGCTGTTGACATGCACATGACACGGTTTTGTGACTTAAGGTTTCGACTAGGTGCTGGATATCTCTACTGTCACCAG GGAGACTGCAAGCATGCAATCGTGATAAGAGACATGAGATTAATTCATCCAGAGGACGTGCAAAACCGAGCTGGGTATCCAATAGTCTTATTTCAACTAAAATCTCGTGTTCAGAAATGTGATGTTTGTAAGATATATAGAGCTACAAAGGTGACGGTTGATGACAAGTGGGCCCAGAAGAACCCTTGCTATTTTTGTAAAGActgttattttcttcttcattatgGTAAGGATGAGTCTCTGCTGTATGATGACTTCTCAGTATACGATTATCAACATGATTAA
- the LOC121265573 gene encoding snRNA-activating protein complex subunit-like isoform X3 — protein MEMIRERGASPRGEVVEEDDGILSIPRGGPIYTPNLVSPLSSVPHFEASFLSSVQNLEAELGNSDSSQPCDEDISVDELKIVSEEELVDMAMKVAFQQGDHENSSQPLEEQSAAAGKGDAHSRSRNKHACSESFSGGEKLLSSSEIPNDSPSLTGSIQNSHSRKRKRRKSNNHAIEDSYTAKVEQLVKIKQKQDEDKAAARLHSFNGGCEINESAITLSEGTERMKSLRFTSYAMKVKSPSVGEHRAVPYPEVVLCVEVYHSSRKWVKTQEFLVLGHQTLTELRDKIYCSTDQVMLKAGQHDPSGYFLVEDVFFNDLRDPSAIDYSEPIFDWLRNSKDEALKKWESITTGELQQKQKAIVGDVTGLQLPQFKAVDMHMTRFCDLRFRLGAGYLYCHQGDCKHAIVIRDMRLIHPEDVQNRAGYPIVLFQLKSRVQKCDVCKIYRATKVTVDDKWAQKNPCYFCKDCYFLLHYGKDESLLYDDFSVYDYQHD, from the exons ATGGAGATGATAAGGGAGCGAGGGGCAAGCCCAAGAGGAGAGGTAGTAGAGGAAGATGATGGAATCCTCTCAATTCCACGGGGCGGACCCATTTACACCCCCAACCTTGTGAGCCCCCTCTCTTCGGTTCCCCACTTTGAGGCTTC GTTTCTGTCATCTGTGCAGAATCTAGAGGCGGAGCTAGGCAATTCAGATTCCTCTCAACCGTGTGATGAAGATATTTC GGTTGATGAACTTAAAATAGTGAGTGAAGAAGAATTAGTGGATATGGCTATGAAAGTAGCATTTCAG CAGGGTGACCACGAAAATTCTTCACAACCTTTGGAAGAGCAGTCTGCTGCTGCAGG GAAAGGAGATGCTCACAGTAGATCAAGAAATAAGCATGCATGCTCAGAAAGCTTTTCAGGTGGGGAAAAGCTTTTATCTTCATCTGAGATCCCAAATGATTCTCCTTCCCTAACTGGTAGCATTCAAAATAGCCACtcaaggaagagaaagagaagaaaatcgAATAACCATGCCATCGAA GATAGTTATACTGCTAAGGTGGAGCAACttgtgaaaattaaacaaaagcAGGACGAAGACAAAGCGGCGGCAAGACTGCACTCATTCAA TGGTGGTTGCGAGATAAATGAAAGTGCCATTACATTGTCAGAAGGAACTGAGAGGATGAAATCTCTCAGGTTTACAAGTTATGCTATGAAG GTGAAATCACCAAGCGTTGGGGAACACAGAGCTGTGCCATATCCAGAAGTTGTTCTTTGTGTTGAGGTTTACCATAGCTCACGGAAGTGGGTGAAG ACTCAGGAGTTTTTGGTCCTAGGCCATCAAACCTTGACTGAACTGAGGGATAAGATCTATTGCTCAACTGACCAGGTGATGCTGAAGGCTGGGCAGCATGATCCTTCTGGATATTTCCTTGTAGAG GATGTATTTTTCAACGATTTGAGGGATCCCTCTGCTATAGATTATAGTGAACCTATCTTTGACTGGCTCAGAAACTCTAAGGACGAGGCTCTTAAAAAATGGGAAAGCATTACAACTGGGGAATTACAACAGAAGCAGAAAGCAATTGTTGGAGATGTTACAGGCCTGCAATTACCTCAGTTCAAAGCTGTTGACATGCACATGACACGGTTTTGTGACTTAAGGTTTCGACTAGGTGCTGGATATCTCTACTGTCACCAG GGAGACTGCAAGCATGCAATCGTGATAAGAGACATGAGATTAATTCATCCAGAGGACGTGCAAAACCGAGCTGGGTATCCAATAGTCTTATTTCAACTAAAATCTCGTGTTCAGAAATGTGATGTTTGTAAGATATATAGAGCTACAAAGGTGACGGTTGATGACAAGTGGGCCCAGAAGAACCCTTGCTATTTTTGTAAAGActgttattttcttcttcattatgGTAAGGATGAGTCTCTGCTGTATGATGACTTCTCAGTATACGATTATCAACATGATTAA
- the LOC121265663 gene encoding protein FAR1-RELATED SEQUENCE 4-like, whose translation MTTSSVTSRRVENIEEPPDCRHNDIPCTSSRVEESKEDTPDSREIEDDIAGTYQLEDVVDGDMIEESKSGMEFNSFEELMNYYKQYAKKCGFGVMTRKTEKGDDETVRYVTLGCVRGGKARNRTLNVSRPCPTGKTECKAKINTLKVDGKFRLTTIHNIHNHGLIPKKSRFFRCNREVSDSIKRVLDINDEAGI comes from the coding sequence ATGACTACAAGCTCCGTTACGAGCAGAAGGGTTGAAAACATAGAGGAACCACCTGATTGTAGGCATAATGATATTCCATGTACCTCTTCTAGAGTAGAAGAAAGTAAGGAAGATACACCAGATTCACGGGAAATTGAGGATGACATTGCCGGGACATATCAGTTAGAGGATGTAGTTGATGGTGATATGATTGAGGAGTCTAAGTCGGGGATGgagtttaattcttttgaagaattaatgaatTATTATAAGCAGTATGCTAAGAAATGTGGGTTTGGGGTGATGACAAGAAAGACTGAGAAGGGGGATGATGAGACTGTTCGATATGTCACCCTTGGTTGTGTCCGTGGTGGGAAGGCCCGGAATAGGACGTTGAATGTCTCCAGACCATGTCCGACAGGAAAAACagaatgtaaggcaaagattaatACCTTAAAAGTTGATGGAAAGTTCCGACTGACAACAATtcataatatccataaccaTGGCCTCATTCCAAAGAAATCTCGATTTTTtcgatgtaatagagaagtgagtgacTCCATAAAAAGAGTCTTAGATATCAACGATGAAGCTGGCATCTGA
- the LOC121265664 gene encoding uncharacterized protein LOC121265664 — protein MSSSTTDSSSFGKRSMGQPLCFCEVEAQVRYSSTTRNLGRPFLGCPKYNTKGLPYCKYFKWVEGDEYKKFDVREIHNELLRTKKELKKILDDIEKSKIDLCKRADEIEMREMALSHRNEEVVNKEMALVVREAELRHSRTLLRLYWAFVFVVICYLSCR, from the exons atgTCATCATCCACCACAGACTCTTCATCTTTTGGTAAACGAAGTATGGGTCAACCATTATGCTTTTGTGAAGTTGAGGCCCAAGTGAGATACTCATCTACTACAAGAAATCTAGGAAGACCCTTCTTAGGGTGTCCTAAGTACAACACAAAG GGATTACCATATTGTAAGTATTTCAAGTGGGTAGAGGGGGATGAATACAAGAAGTTCGATGTTCGAGAAATTCACAATGAACTGTTAAGAACCAAGAAAGAGCTGAAGAAGATACTCGACGATATCGAAAAGAGCAAGATTGATCTCTGTAAAAGAGCAGATgagatcgagatgagagagatggcACTATCCCATAGAAATGAGGAGGTTGTGAACAAGGAGATGGCGCTTGTTGTACGCGAAGCTGAATTAAGACATTCACGCACACTACTCCGGCTATATTGGGCATTTGTATTTGTTGTAATATGTTACTTGTCTTGTCGATAA
- the LOC121265019 gene encoding myb family transcription factor PHL7-like isoform X2, translating into MDPISGGNGHDNASLASKQRLRWTHELHERFVDAVAQLGGPDRATPKGVLRVMGVQGLTIYHVKSHLQKYRLAKYLPDSSSDADKKETGDTLSSLDGSSGMQINEALKLQMEVQKRLHEQLEVQRQLQLRIEAQGKYLKKIIEEQQRFGVLSETSGSGVPGPASGDNCPDSDIKTDPATPAPTSEGPLQDKAAKERVPASLSIDESFSSHHEPLTPDSGCHLSSPAESPKGERLIKKQRVLVGGAYAKPEMVLPHQILESSCMSYQQQHSIFLSREQFEPSSGISIRNEDHMEKFGPN; encoded by the exons ATGGACCCAATCAGTGGAGGAAACGGTCACGACAACGCCAGTCTTGCCTCGAAGCAACGCTTGCGTTGGACACATGAGCTTCATGAACGTTTTGTTGATGCTGTGGCACAACTTGGTGGGCCTGACC GGGCTACACCCAAAGGTGTCCTCAGAGTAATGGGTGTTCAAGGTCTAACAATATATCATGTCAAAAGCCATTTACAG AAATACCGGCTTGCAAAATATCTCCCTGACTCGTCATCAGATG CTGATAAGAAAGAAACTGGGGATACGCTTTCAAGTTTGGATGGTTCATC TGGGATGCAAATAAATGAAGCACTCAAGCTGCAGATGGAGGTGCAGAAGCGACTGCATGAGCAATTAGAG GTTCAGAGGCAGCTACAGTTACGGATAGAAGCCCAGGGCAAATACTTGAAGAAGATAATCGAGGAGCAACAACGATTTGGAGTTCTTTCAGAAACATCTGGTTCTGGGGTACCAGGTCCAGCATCAGGTGACAATTGCCCAGATTCTGACATTAAGACTGACCCAGCAACCCCTGCCCCAACCTCCGAGGGCCCCCTACAAGACAAGGCCGCCAAGGAACGTGTCCCTGCCAGCCTTTCCATTGATGAATCTTTCTCATCTCACCATGAACCATTGACTCCAGATTCTGGTTGCCATCTCAGTTCCCCAGCTGAGAGTCCCAAAGGCGAAAGGTTGATTAAGAAGCAAAGAGTTCTTGTCGGTGGAGCATATGCTAAACCAGAAATGGTGCTTCCACATCAGATACTTGAATCGAGTTGCATGTCATACCAGCAGCAACACTCCATTTTTCTGTCCAGAGAGCAGTTTGAACCTTCATCAGGTATATCAATCAGGAATGAAGATCACATGGAAAAGTTTGGGCCAAACTGA
- the LOC121265019 gene encoding myb family transcription factor PHL7-like isoform X1: MDPISGGNGHDNASLASKQRLRWTHELHERFVDAVAQLGGPDRATPKGVLRVMGVQGLTIYHVKSHLQKYRLAKYLPDSSSDGKKADKKETGDTLSSLDGSSGMQINEALKLQMEVQKRLHEQLEVQRQLQLRIEAQGKYLKKIIEEQQRFGVLSETSGSGVPGPASGDNCPDSDIKTDPATPAPTSEGPLQDKAAKERVPASLSIDESFSSHHEPLTPDSGCHLSSPAESPKGERLIKKQRVLVGGAYAKPEMVLPHQILESSCMSYQQQHSIFLSREQFEPSSGISIRNEDHMEKFGPN; this comes from the exons ATGGACCCAATCAGTGGAGGAAACGGTCACGACAACGCCAGTCTTGCCTCGAAGCAACGCTTGCGTTGGACACATGAGCTTCATGAACGTTTTGTTGATGCTGTGGCACAACTTGGTGGGCCTGACC GGGCTACACCCAAAGGTGTCCTCAGAGTAATGGGTGTTCAAGGTCTAACAATATATCATGTCAAAAGCCATTTACAG AAATACCGGCTTGCAAAATATCTCCCTGACTCGTCATCAGATG GGAAAAAAGCTGATAAGAAAGAAACTGGGGATACGCTTTCAAGTTTGGATGGTTCATC TGGGATGCAAATAAATGAAGCACTCAAGCTGCAGATGGAGGTGCAGAAGCGACTGCATGAGCAATTAGAG GTTCAGAGGCAGCTACAGTTACGGATAGAAGCCCAGGGCAAATACTTGAAGAAGATAATCGAGGAGCAACAACGATTTGGAGTTCTTTCAGAAACATCTGGTTCTGGGGTACCAGGTCCAGCATCAGGTGACAATTGCCCAGATTCTGACATTAAGACTGACCCAGCAACCCCTGCCCCAACCTCCGAGGGCCCCCTACAAGACAAGGCCGCCAAGGAACGTGTCCCTGCCAGCCTTTCCATTGATGAATCTTTCTCATCTCACCATGAACCATTGACTCCAGATTCTGGTTGCCATCTCAGTTCCCCAGCTGAGAGTCCCAAAGGCGAAAGGTTGATTAAGAAGCAAAGAGTTCTTGTCGGTGGAGCATATGCTAAACCAGAAATGGTGCTTCCACATCAGATACTTGAATCGAGTTGCATGTCATACCAGCAGCAACACTCCATTTTTCTGTCCAGAGAGCAGTTTGAACCTTCATCAGGTATATCAATCAGGAATGAAGATCACATGGAAAAGTTTGGGCCAAACTGA